One window of Marinobacterium aestuarii genomic DNA carries:
- the tolA gene encoding cell envelope integrity protein TolA, whose product MDKRSYLVPSLLAFLVHVAVVLLLAGHWFDQADPRELKPRHIQAQMVDLGAVSQALEKQTEQARRAEEARKKAEQRKLNEREQAQEKQRQQELAAQDKAKKAEQAQEQKVRDEQAAKEKSIKEAEQKAETQRQQKEQAEVLAKAKAAEAKAVAESKQKAQEQAKLAAEKKKQVEDLAKAAAGKKKLADDQAKVAAEKKKQADDQAKAAAEKKKQADVAAKAKAETEAKRVAEAKRKQEEQQRKDADKARELAQFEKELAQEQQRMAADRASQQLMVSMTDYINGELSRNWRISSAFRDGMEAVVEIRLFPSGEVDSANLVKSSGDSGFDNAAVQAVFKVDRFVRVAEVDPLTFERNLRKFRVKFRPEGLRW is encoded by the coding sequence GTGGATAAGCGCAGTTATCTGGTACCCAGCCTGCTTGCGTTTCTGGTGCATGTGGCTGTGGTGTTGCTGCTTGCCGGTCACTGGTTCGATCAGGCTGATCCGCGGGAATTGAAGCCGCGCCATATTCAGGCGCAGATGGTGGATCTGGGCGCGGTGAGTCAGGCGCTGGAGAAGCAGACCGAGCAGGCACGTCGTGCAGAAGAGGCGCGCAAGAAAGCCGAGCAGCGCAAACTGAACGAACGTGAGCAGGCGCAGGAAAAGCAGCGTCAGCAGGAGCTGGCGGCGCAGGACAAGGCTAAAAAGGCAGAGCAGGCTCAGGAGCAGAAAGTCCGGGATGAGCAGGCGGCAAAGGAAAAGTCGATAAAAGAGGCTGAGCAGAAAGCTGAAACCCAGCGTCAGCAAAAGGAACAGGCTGAAGTTCTGGCGAAGGCGAAGGCCGCTGAGGCTAAGGCTGTGGCTGAATCGAAACAGAAAGCTCAGGAGCAGGCGAAGCTCGCCGCCGAGAAGAAAAAGCAGGTCGAGGATCTGGCGAAGGCTGCGGCGGGCAAAAAAAAGCTGGCTGATGACCAGGCCAAGGTTGCTGCCGAGAAGAAAAAACAGGCTGACGATCAGGCCAAAGCCGCTGCCGAGAAGAAAAAACAGGCGGACGTCGCTGCCAAGGCCAAGGCGGAAACCGAAGCCAAGCGTGTTGCTGAGGCCAAGCGCAAGCAGGAAGAGCAGCAGCGCAAGGACGCCGACAAGGCGCGTGAACTGGCGCAGTTCGAAAAAGAGCTGGCTCAGGAGCAGCAACGCATGGCGGCGGATCGCGCCTCGCAGCAGTTGATGGTGTCGATGACGGATTACATCAACGGCGAGCTGAGTCGCAACTGGCGGATTTCGAGTGCGTTTCGCGACGGTATGGAAGCGGTGGTAGAGATCCGCCTTTTCCCGTCGGGTGAGGTGGACAGTGCCAACCTGGTGAAGAGCAGTGGCGATTCGGGGTTTGACAATGCAGCGGTGCAGGCGGTGTTCAAGGTTGATCGCTTTGTGCGGGTTGCGGAAGTTGATCCGTTGACGTTTGAGCGTAATCTCAGAAAATTCAGAGTTAAGTTCCGACCGGAGGGATTGAGGTGGTAA
- the tolB gene encoding Tol-Pal system beta propeller repeat protein TolB, with the protein MKQRVLACCVLMLLAFGVRAELVIEVTQGVDAPTPIAVVPFGWSGATPLPEDIGEIVSTDLHRSGFFSAMKRSDMLGFPQQQAQVFFRDWRVSGQNYLLIGRVTSTGGEQLQVTYELYDVLKEARVFGEQISGSTRNMRDMAHYIADAVFEKLTGLRGAFSTRIAYVTAQNQGGGQHRYSLQLADADGARARTILESREPIMSPSWSKDGSKLAYVSFESSRPGIYVQHLASGKREKIQSFAGLNGAPAWAPDGQRLALTLSKDGNPEIYTLDLARRQLTRVTHHYGIDTEPTWSPDGQSILFTSDRGGQPQIYRVYLSDRRIERVTFEGNYNSSGKLTQDGRFLAMVHRSAGAGAAFNIAVQDLKTGRLDILTQTSLDESPTIAPNGSIVLYATQQGNTGVLAAVSLDGRVRFRMPSSSGDVREPAWSPYLQ; encoded by the coding sequence ATGAAGCAAAGAGTGCTGGCGTGCTGCGTATTGATGCTGTTGGCATTTGGTGTGCGCGCCGAACTGGTGATTGAAGTGACCCAGGGCGTGGATGCGCCGACGCCCATCGCTGTGGTCCCCTTTGGCTGGAGTGGCGCCACGCCATTGCCGGAGGATATCGGCGAGATCGTCTCCACGGATCTGCATCGCAGTGGCTTTTTTAGTGCCATGAAGCGCAGCGACATGCTGGGCTTTCCGCAGCAGCAGGCGCAGGTGTTCTTTCGGGACTGGCGTGTGTCGGGTCAGAATTACCTGCTGATTGGTCGTGTGACCTCGACCGGTGGTGAGCAGCTGCAGGTAACCTATGAGCTCTATGATGTGCTTAAGGAAGCGCGGGTGTTCGGCGAACAGATCAGCGGTTCGACACGCAATATGCGTGATATGGCGCACTACATCGCCGATGCGGTATTCGAAAAGCTCACGGGTTTGCGCGGCGCCTTTTCTACCCGTATCGCCTATGTGACCGCCCAGAATCAGGGCGGTGGCCAGCACCGTTACAGTCTGCAGCTGGCGGATGCTGACGGGGCTCGGGCGCGTACCATTCTGGAGTCCCGTGAGCCTATCATGTCGCCGTCCTGGTCCAAGGATGGCAGCAAGCTGGCGTACGTATCCTTTGAAAGTTCGCGCCCGGGTATCTATGTGCAGCACCTGGCCAGCGGCAAGCGCGAAAAGATTCAGTCATTTGCCGGCCTTAACGGTGCGCCGGCCTGGGCGCCGGACGGCCAGCGCCTGGCGTTGACGCTGTCCAAGGACGGCAATCCGGAAATCTATACGCTGGATCTGGCGCGCCGTCAGCTGACCCGCGTGACGCACCATTACGGCATCGACACCGAGCCGACCTGGTCGCCGGACGGGCAGTCTATACTGTTTACTTCGGATCGGGGTGGTCAGCCACAGATCTACCGTGTCTATCTGTCTGATCGGCGAATTGAGCGTGTGACCTTTGAGGGCAACTACAATAGCAGTGGCAAGCTGACGCAGGATGGCCGTTTCCTGGCCATGGTGCATCGCAGCGCAGGTGCCGGAGCTGCCTTCAATATTGCGGTACAGGATCTTAAAACAGGGCGTCTGGATATACTGACCCAGACGTCTCTGGACGAATCGCCAACCATAGCACCGAACGGCAGTATTGTGCTGTACGCGACCCAGCAGGGTAACACCGGTGTACTGGCGGCAGTTTCTCTCGATGGCCGGGTGCGCTTTCGCATGCCCTCGTCATCGGGCGATGTTAGGGAGCCGGCCTGGTCCCCCTACTTGCAATAG
- the pal gene encoding peptidoglycan-associated lipoprotein Pal, with protein MTSGSAGMGGLSGSDLPAEVANLQTVFYFDFDQSTVKGESFADLEAHARYLSSNPQAGVRLEGHADERGTREYNIALGERRGNAVARFLMVNGANAGQVEVISYGEEKPAVMGHGSDSWAQNRRVELKYAGR; from the coding sequence ATGACTTCAGGTTCTGCGGGTATGGGCGGACTGTCGGGTTCCGACCTGCCGGCTGAAGTTGCAAACCTGCAGACGGTTTTCTACTTCGATTTTGATCAGTCTACCGTCAAGGGCGAATCTTTCGCTGATCTGGAAGCGCATGCACGCTACCTGTCGTCCAACCCGCAGGCAGGTGTTCGTCTTGAAGGTCACGCTGATGAGCGCGGTACTCGCGAATACAACATCGCCCTGGGCGAACGTCGTGGTAACGCTGTTGCGCGTTTCCTGATGGTGAACGGCGCCAACGCCGGTCAGGTTGAAGTGATCAGCTACGGCGAAGAAAAGCCGGCAGTGATGGGTCATGGCTCGGATTCCTGGGCGCAGAACCGTCGCGTTGAGCTGAAATACGCTGGCCGCTAA
- the ybgF gene encoding tol-pal system protein YbgF, giving the protein MTVFRLRFLGLLLALAPVAVLAADPVPVIEIAPGPGQSYSSGGSGQSFGTQEAQLMMMLQQLQDEVRSLRGQVESQQYAFDRMQKDQLERYRDLDRRMGALITGAAAAPVVPELNSDAALPDAAAPGPEGAPIAPAYNAPSASAGSGGDDQAYQDAFALVRERKFNEAAGAFERFVQDYPASARLANAHYWLGEIYLAQQQLDLAQTAFSRVVDDFPGSTKLPDALYKLGVLNYQRGNTAESARYLERVIRDFPQSSAARLAQNFKR; this is encoded by the coding sequence ATGACTGTATTCAGACTCAGGTTTCTGGGATTGCTGCTGGCGCTTGCGCCAGTAGCGGTTCTGGCTGCGGATCCCGTGCCGGTCATTGAGATCGCGCCGGGGCCAGGGCAGAGCTACTCCAGTGGCGGCTCAGGGCAGTCCTTCGGCACGCAGGAGGCGCAGCTCATGATGATGCTGCAACAGCTGCAGGATGAGGTGCGCAGCCTGCGCGGCCAGGTGGAATCGCAGCAATACGCGTTCGATCGTATGCAGAAGGATCAGCTGGAGCGATACCGTGATCTCGACCGCCGCATGGGCGCGTTGATCACCGGTGCCGCCGCAGCCCCTGTGGTTCCTGAACTTAATTCTGATGCGGCCTTGCCGGATGCAGCAGCCCCTGGGCCTGAAGGTGCCCCGATTGCGCCTGCTTATAATGCGCCCTCGGCTTCTGCTGGATCAGGCGGCGACGATCAGGCCTATCAGGATGCCTTTGCGCTGGTGCGAGAGCGCAAGTTCAACGAAGCGGCCGGTGCCTTTGAGCGTTTTGTGCAGGACTATCCGGCGAGTGCCCGGCTGGCGAATGCGCACTACTGGCTCGGTGAAATTTACCTGGCCCAGCAGCAGCTGGACCTTGCCCAGACAGCCTTTTCCCGTGTAGTGGATGACTTTCCCGGCAGCACCAAACTGCCCGATGCGCTCTACAAGCTGGGTGTGCTGAATTATCAGCGAGGCAACACAGCTGAGTCTGCGCGTTATCTGGAGCGGGTGATACGTGATTTCCCGCAAAGTTCTGCCGCGCGCTTGGCGCAAAATTTTAAGCGCTAG
- the queC gene encoding 7-cyano-7-deazaguanine synthase QueC: MTQSSPKAVVLLSGGLDSATVLAMALDQGYDCHVLSFDYGQRSQTELNAARAVVSALGVSAHKHKVVRLHLEDFGGSALTDHSIDVPEQDAEGEIPVTYVPARNTVFLSLALGWAEVLGARALFIGVNAVDYSGYPDCRPEFIAAFESMANLATKAGVSGQPFRIETPLMSLTKSDIIVEGQRLGLDYGLTVSCYQADDQGRACGVCDSCRLRAKGFADAGVEDPTRYQA; encoded by the coding sequence ATGACTCAATCCTCCCCCAAAGCCGTGGTGTTGCTGTCCGGCGGTCTTGATTCGGCCACAGTGCTGGCGATGGCGCTCGATCAGGGTTACGACTGCCATGTGCTGAGTTTTGACTATGGTCAGCGTTCGCAGACCGAACTGAATGCCGCCCGTGCTGTTGTCAGTGCTCTGGGTGTAAGCGCGCACAAGCACAAGGTTGTTCGTTTGCATCTGGAGGACTTTGGCGGCTCCGCGCTGACCGATCATTCGATCGATGTGCCGGAGCAGGACGCTGAGGGTGAGATTCCGGTGACCTATGTGCCGGCGCGCAATACGGTGTTTCTCTCCCTGGCGCTGGGCTGGGCTGAAGTGCTGGGTGCCAGGGCGTTGTTTATCGGCGTGAACGCGGTGGATTACTCCGGTTACCCCGACTGCCGGCCGGAGTTCATCGCGGCTTTTGAATCCATGGCCAACCTCGCCACCAAGGCGGGTGTCAGCGGTCAGCCATTTCGTATCGAGACACCGCTGATGAGTCTGACCAAGTCGGATATCATTGTCGAAGGTCAGCGGCTGGGGCTGGACTACGGTTTGACGGTGTCCTGCTATCAGGCCGATGATCAGGGGCGGGCCTGTGGCGTCTGTGACAGCTGCCGTTTGCGTGCCAAAGGCTTTGCCGATGCCGGTGTTGAGGATCCGACCCGCTATCAGGCATAA